In one Canis lupus dingo isolate Sandy chromosome 16, ASM325472v2, whole genome shotgun sequence genomic region, the following are encoded:
- the LYPD8 gene encoding ly6/PLAUR domain-containing protein 8 codes for MKGILVAVIITAFAVAAVESLSCVQCNSVTNPCENSSVSQCPGNANASCTSLVASFSLDPDHIYQDKACSVDNCLKERDMVETIIVRVSDTEYFHFTSQCCQGKKCNDTSNALAPPLEDSSSNIECPACYGSNESSCSVKSRKCHKEEQCVDLVAEFKNETKKLVLKGCSKIRNSTCQFLSAENQTIGGIIFRKFKCVDGFSSSSTAIPNYPPTNPPVSNSSTSSAPNSNKPTSLDSGSRVSFTPAAFGSLLLLRLLL; via the exons ATGAAGGGCATCCTTGTTGCTGTTATCATCACAGCATTTGCTGTTGCAGCTGTAG AATCCCTAAGTTGCGTGCAGTGTAATTCAGTGACAAACCCTTGTGAAAACAGCAGCGTCTCTCAGTGTCCCGGCAATGCCAATGCCAGCTGTACCAGTTTGGTGGCCAGCTTTTCTCTAG ATCCAGACCACATATACCAGGATAAGGCCTGCTCTGTGGACAACTGCCTAAAAGAGAGAGACATGGTTGAAACCATCATTGTCCGTGTGTCCGATACAGAATACTTCCATTTTACAAGCCAGTGCTGCCAAGGAAAGAAGTGCAATGACACCAGTAATGCTCTGG CTCCTCCACTAGAAGATTCATCCAGCAACATAGAATGTCCTGCATGTTATGGATCTAATGAAAGTTCCTGTAGTGTGAAATCCAGGAAATGTCATAAAGAAGAACAGTGTGTCGATCTAGTTGCGGAATTTAAGAATG AGACCAAGAAGCTCGTGCTGAAAGGCTGTTCCAAAATCAGGAACTCCACCTGTCAGTTCCTGTCTGCTGAGAACCAGACAATTGGAGGAATCATCTTCCGAAAGTTTAAGTGTGTAGACGGTTTCAGCTCCTCCTCAACTGCCATTCCTAATTACCCCCCAACCAACCCTCCTGTCAGCAACTCCAGCACCTCTTCAGCACCCAACTCCAATAAGCCCACCAGCCTGGACTCGGGCTCCAGAGTCTCCTTCACTCCTGCAGCCTTTGGCAGCCTCCTCCTGCTGAGGCTGCTGCTCTGA